The following DNA comes from Calliopsis andreniformis isolate RMS-2024a unplaced genomic scaffold, iyCalAndr_principal scaffold0222, whole genome shotgun sequence.
GgcagattcagggggtgatttgaaacaacattttccttagcgaaaatataagatgaggcttcgttaatgagttattaacgaaaaacaccggccaatgagagcacgaatttgccacccgagcgaccgcggtagcgttgggtacgcgctggtcgTTAcgattgtactccgaacaagaaagtcggcatgcgtcgaaggaaatagcattagtatgaaaatatttgcataacgcataaacgaaaaagcaatgcaacaaaaaaaaaatgaacggagaattggagaattaacgttgaagacaaaaaggttgaaagtagtctgcgttagatttaaaacgtaataatcactaatgaattaaatacaattcatCTGCAATTTGTAAATctatgtcactgggtcactgtaccgaccctggtcatcgaccgtcgaaatagtTTGTGgttgggtagaatttttccaaagaagctccttgtacccccacgtagtttaagcacctcagaccttccttgttcggacactccgaggtcacgtctccttcgaaaccagagcaataaagccataaattacctaatgcGTGCCCCTGATCTCTGCTAAGGCGGTTAGACTGGTCCTAACAGCGACAACTGGACACATGGTGCCcacaatttttttcttattcttcggggaCGAAAAAGAGTTCCTCTTCTTCGCGGACCCTTTTGGACCGATGCACGATGTGTCTGTTTTCTGTCTCGAAGCATTGGATACGTAGTCAGTAAAAGAATGGAGTGAGCACTTTTGTAAAACTGCTTGTTGGTACTCGTTGTGCACTTCTGCAAAGCACATGTTTTCTTGACAGATACtgatttttctctctctcaaCCATGTGGTCGCAGTGAAAGTTAACTAATAATAGAACGATGGAAAACTATGTGAGGGTGGAGGGAGCTTCTTTGATAAAATTCTACCCTAGTGTAACGGATCGTGCGTcgtacataaaacgttcacggatagagcggcttacccgTGAATAAGGGggtaggattcgtgtggcgcgcggttaagaaatgagttccatagactatgatttctcttttgAAATATAACAAGAAACTATTTATTAGCTAAATGTTCTACAATAATAGGTTTCTTAACTTTATTCTTATAATGGTACTACCTTTATTAGCTAAATGTTCTACAATAATAGGTTTCTTAACTTTATTCTTATAATGGTACTACCTTTAGTCCTCTGCGTAGTAGATTCTTATCACTATGCAATGAATGCTTATCACTagattttaatagaaataaaatactaattaatCTTAATTTGAGCAGGTGGCAGTGATAGAATGCGTCAAGGAAAGACTAAGGAGCTAGTTGAAGCTGTCTCAGTCGGTAATGGAGAAGCTAATCAAAACTGCTTCAATTTAGAGGATCAAGGAGCTAGTTAAAGCTGCTTTAGTGAGGTTCGGAGTTTTGGGGAGGACTAGGGTTTTTAACACTTCTTATTTTAACACTGATTAAATTTTAGCACTTAGTAATTTCGAAGAAGGCTCTCCGCTGGGGCTGGCGCTGCCCTATTTATACAGGgaaattgcctccctcttttgggcccaaTGACTGACCTCGGTGTAGGGGTAGCGTCGTGTTGCACTTGCGCGTGTAGGAGTCATCGCAGGATATGCGTCCTCTATTGGTTCCAGGTTTTCAGCGCATGCATCTGGTGGTGTTTGCGCCGGCGTACAGAGAGCGTTGTTTGTTGATTGGCTTGTACTGTCATcattcggtcgtcatcctgtcgtcagCGTGTGTTCCATCGCATGCGATAGGATGTCGCCCTGATGACGTACCGATCCCGTGCGCACGCGCGCCGCGTGTCACTGGcgcgaggattcgattgaggattcgattgaggatttgattgaggattcgattgaggattcgatcgaggattcgattgaggattcgaggttagGGTTTTTCTTCCACTGCAACTGTTCGAATTTTGATTAtcgcttattatttattaattattaagaggAAATGTCTTGCGACACTGGACTTCCTCACAAATGAGGTCGCGACTGGTTGTTacactagcataaaccatttcgacggtcggtgACGAGGAGCGGTACAGTAACCCAGTGACACAAGTTGACAAACTACAGGTGCAGTTTGTTCTCCCGtccctttattttttgttgtatttcttttttgtttatacgttatgcgaataagaaatttacgtattcGTGTCGttgcgttgcacgtagttttcctcgattttaactaattattcacttcaagtgataaacagaaaaaggactcggtattatttattgtgtcgctttcagttttcatactaatgctattttctacgATGAATGACGacattcttgttcggagtacaaccgtagcatctagcgcgcgtacccaacgctaccgcgctgGCTCGGACGGCAACCTCGCCCTCTcactggccggtgtttttcgttaataactcgttagcgaagcctcatcttacattttcggtaAGGAACAAgtagtttcaaatcaccccctgagacACCACTTTCAAGcaactgcaacatttttgttacactctgtataaatCCTCCCCTACTTGCTCGTGCAATTAAGAGCCGAACAGGTAGAAGATTTGAACATACTACACCAAATGTCATAACAGTTAACAAGCATATACCAAATGCTATGGCAGTAAACAATAACCAAATCGGTTATATACTTTGGGATGATCCAAACGAATTAGTAGATCGCCTGCGTTTGTTAGAAGCATCGCGTCAAGCGGGTAAAAATTCACACGACATCGAGTTTCTATCGATTGTCGAAGAACTTCGCGAAGCAGGTCTCATTATAAATTAAACTGCAAGCTcataattgatttattctcAACGAAATGTTAATCAATAAGTTTGGGGTATCACTTAGAAAGTATGAGACCTCACCAGTATAGTAGTATAAATGGAGTGGCATGTTTCGAAATTATATGCTCGATAACGCGCTCTACATGATTGATTCCAACTTTGACGCAAAATACTACAAAATTCGAAATGTTACACAGCTGGAGGTCAACACAGATGCAGTCAATAAGCAGTACTTGGAACAATGCATATCAATCTTAAAGGTTCAACAGCAGGAATTTGAGAAAAAGTTGAGCACATTTCAAAGCAATGTGGTAACAATACAGAATAATGTTCAACAAATACAGCAGGAATTTGAACAAAGATTGGCTACATTTCAGAACAATTTAATAATACTGCAAAATGATGTTCGACAAGTATTGCATGTAttgaaccctcattctcaagagGAAGATTATATAACAGACTACAGCAGTAACAACAATGTAAAAATCAATGAAATCTAAGGAAAAGCATAGCCTCGAAAACCAACAGCTTGTAAAGGAGTTGCATGCGTCAGCACGAAGAAATTTCCCCCGCAGACGTGTTATCGTACATGGATATGATGGTCTGTGGCAAGCTAATATGGTTGAGATGCGTCCATACTCACGATTCAATGAAGGTTATCATTACATACTCACAGTTACAGATACATTAAGCAAATATGCATGGGTTGTACCACTCAAAACAAAAAATGGTTTcgaagtagccaaagcatttGCAAAAGTAATTCGAGATCGATGTCCCAAAAATTTACAAACCGACcaagaaaagaaattttacaatgctgatgtacagagattcttaaaaaaacataatattaatcaGTATTCAACATATTCAGTGATGAAGGCGTCCATCGAGGAACGTTTTAATCGTACTTTAAAGCATCCTATTTGGAAACTATTTGTACTCATTGGAACATACAGATGGATCGACGCATTACCGAACCTTGTGGCTGAATACAACATACGGAAACATAGGACTATTAGAATGCGACCATGTGGTGTTGCCCCTACAATTGCTGGTAAGCTTTTGAACACAGTATATAGCCATATAAAGATTGCTGCTTCACCGAGATTTAAGGTTGGTGTCTCTGTACGcgtcagcaaatacaaaaccgtTTCCGACAAAGGATATACACCATATTGGACTCCTGAAGTGTTCAAGATAATCAAAGTATAGATAACTAATCCTGTGACTTATCTGCTGCAAGATTCATGCGGAAAGCCTATTGCAGGAGGATTTTATGAGCATGAATTACAACGCGTTATCAATCCCGATGTGTATTTAGTGGAAAAAGTATTACGTAAGTAGGATGATAAAGTATATGTTAAATGGTTAAGGTTTGATAATTCACGCAATTCATGGATACATGAAAATAATGTACTGTAAACATAAAAGGATGTTTTTGCTATAACGTTAATATAAAAGATGCAAATAAATCGATTTTCGTAAACTAATTTTAATCTATTATTGTACAGCTTCTATCctttacaattttattttataatgcccCCAAGCTAGTGTATCATTTGAATCAGATATAAGATATCGCTTATCATCATATGGACTGagagcaattttcaattttgttacAATATATACCTTATGCAATTTAGATCTTATGAATGACTGACGACGAGTTATTTCATATGCATTGCGTAAACAATGCTTGTAATCATCGAAATTGATCATTTTGGCAACAACATTGTTTTTGACACTTTTCAACGTTTTGACATCTTTTTTACCAAACACTTTCAAAGCATACGCATTTGCTCTGAGTCCAATGAATTCAGTCATTATTGAATCACTGTTTTCATAATTCATCGAACCAGCCCTTTCTTATTGACAAGCGGTATACCATATACATTGTCTTTTGGATAATCGCTGGTGTCGAATCTATGGATATCGCATTTCATCATCTCATAAACATCTTCAcattgaatataataaattaaactgtctgtgtcagtatacataattttacaTCTTCGTTGGTGTAATGGACACATATAATCGTAGTGGAATATGTTTAGAATGGCCATACCAACGTAAATTGATTTGTTGAATTTAACCATAAGTTTACGCAACTCAAttgcaattaaattttctgAAAGAATACTTCTGCTTTGAAAGTTAGGTTTTGAGATTATTGCCTGTACACCAAATCTTCCATCCCATTTTGTCAGATGTTTTACATCAACATGATTTCGaacatttttcattgttttaccaaatactgcattgttctttaatttatacaaatttttttcaaaatcatttgatgcatgtgttcgaaattgagtattgagttctatATAATCGCGAAGCCATGGTGATTGATTAAATTCGAGAATGCGTTGTATCTTTGTAATGTGAAGACCatgatgaatacactgttgtaaGTTGCAATAATGTATACCGTAACGCTCCTTATCGTATAATGTAGCTAATAACTTATCCTGTTTCTTACCAGGGGATTTGGCACGTGTTGGACAAAACGGTAGATCAGCATGATCATCATGTAgatgttgtggatattctatatcaacttcaagaatataacctatcgatgaatcaattgcaattgaggatacatcaaaattttcaacactatcgatccattgaaatcctgcatatggtaatggttgacacattgcccatccatataaattgtttatatcaaAGTACATGAGGTACGATGACGATTTCGATGTATCATAGGATAACATATACTTATTATTGGCTTGCGCATATCTCCCAGAACATTGACTCAAACCACCACGTATACACCGCTCGGTAAACAAAACCATTTCGATGTCAGTGAGCAATTCAAAATTAACTTTAGTATgctttaagggggcagactccttgtgttttgagctgtgtgcgtgcgctcacacaagcaaagaaagtcatacacgtatacgcgatgagcgagagagacaaacggttccgcaaattacgctttacgtctcgatacttgcataaatgaatttttcgcgggtacagaacccacgagtagacttcactacagggtgctctggtccgtttaaactccaataaacactatacgttgagaaaactgtaaaattacaaactgtaagcatgaaacagacgctgttgtaaactagcaagatggctgccgaagtgtcattttcgcaaatatctcacgatttaatggttcatagctcatagcacaccagagcacccttccttgaattagcacaatatcgtggaaatgcgattttcctcaatttaacacttcttgaaggcgtaaagcgtaattttcgttgtgcacccgttttgacacaaaaatagttcaacgatttgccgttagaagcgttaatggtatatctcaatcaaattggtcatattaccatcagcatcgataaaaatacagatcagtcggtaaatgtaatctagaatttgacagctgaatagcgtattcatcgaatacacgaatcAGACGccagaaaggcttagttgccaaaatgtattgaaagtttcgttacgctgttgccacatatatgtatgtacatattacaattctgcccatcaggagaactcgaacgaatccaactccagccgagattttgatacttaataataagggaacatcgcgaggtgaaagtctccgattttgatgaaactttgtaggattgtagaatagccgaaaatattcgacacgtatttttttattgcttctaattcatctaaagggtgtgaaaaccacccccaaagttgggggtggaaaacatatgtcGTATACCCGGAGGATGGCAAATTAAACACGAATTGTCGAGATATATAATTCAATACTCTTTATTACAAAAACGATGTGTTCAGTTCAGTGGTCTAATTCTTTCTGACAAAATAAGGGGGTGCAAGGACAAGGAAAAGCTTAGTGGGGAAAAGAGGGTAAAGAGAAAGTTTTGGGTCCTTGGCAGGGAGGCCGTTTTTATGATGGTATGAAGTGGTTGAAAAAAACTCTTGGGACTTGACGTTGGCCAGATGCCTACATTtctgaagaaaataagaaacgaaTTCTAGGAGTATCTgacacatatttcgtttaatatctccaaaactaatgcgtatagcaaaatgatatgAATGGGGCGATtctgtatttttgaacgacgaatccacctatgtaaatagtttttaaaaatatcaatttatttaaaaaatatattaaaagatagtatattgtcgttgttttcactgacaacatgctgatcgatcgttttgcaaatttgtatgcaaatactatgaaccaaaacacaaaatacggctgaaatagaattttgaatttttacgttataaacaaaataataacattcctagttaaactgcattttgtgcgaaattgggccctgaaacgagtggttttacgaaaaatatatacccctataatgtttttgtcattatattatgataaatgttgtttattgttcactaaatgtataaattataacattgctaatgaatactcgcaacgtcttgcactcgttgcaaacagtacgagaggttcagtgtgagtgactcttgatcgatgaaaatgtagcaagtaaaggtgatttacaaatcattattcttcaatagttattatttactataaacaaacaattggaattgtttcagaagttatagtttaatccactaattttaccagaaagtatcttagttgagtgtgaattaggcattccttcataatctgtaggtgcctagttcgaatctcgtggtagcttttaattctttttgttttcaatttttatttcaaataattctaatttttgtatactttttcacagattacaattataccacttataacatttttatttttaagtaaaaaaaaattaaaataatttcgtttgtttatttcttaaatagtatgaatgaatgaacgaatgaatagcatgaatttaatgaattatttattctgtgGGATTATTTTAGATGGTATGATAGGAAACAAATGTCAGTGCGATCAAAATTAGagttaattaaatatatttgaaatgtaACACACCAGCAATCGTACTTATAACCTAATGATAATCTACCAACAACGCGACAAAAATGGCCTTTCGCCCAATACAACGTGGTT
Coding sequences within:
- the LOC143187752 gene encoding uncharacterized protein LOC143187752, yielding MVLFTERCIRGGLSQCSGRYAQANNKYMLSYDTSKSSSYLMYFDINNLYGWAMCQPLPYAGFQWIDSVENFDVSSIAIDSSIGYILEVDIEYPQHLHDDHADLPFCPTRAKSPGKKQDKLLATLYDKERYGIHYCNLQQCIHHGLHITKIQRILEFNQSPWLRDYIELNTQFRTHASNDFEKNLYKLKNNAVFGKTMKNVRNHVDVKHLTKWDGRFGVQAIISKPNFQSRSILSENLIAIELRKLMVKFNKSIYVGMAILNIFHYDYMCPLHQRRCKIMYTDTDSLIYYIQCEDVYEMMKCDIHRFDTSDYPKDNVYGIPLVNKKGLVR